One stretch of Ipomoea triloba cultivar NCNSP0323 chromosome 8, ASM357664v1 DNA includes these proteins:
- the LOC116026647 gene encoding uncharacterized protein LOC116026647 isoform X2 — MKYEMEKFIVTIIIGVAFGFFLGVSYPSLTSNKQIITSPIPAQEYVVSTEEEICNSTENQAQNQNVMDFTKIWVPSNPRGAERLPQDIVVSESDFYPRRLWGKPSEDLTSKPRYLVTFTVGYNQKKNIDAAMKKFSDNFTIILFHYDGRTSEWDDEFEWSRKAIHVSVNKQTKWWYAKRFLHPDIVAPYEYIFIWDEDLGVEQFDAEEYITLVKKHGLEVSQPGLEPHKEVGITWQMTKQIKGNSEVHKETTERPGWCWDPHQPPCAAFVEIMAPVFSRNAWRCTWYMIQNDLVHGWGLDFALQRCIEPPAHEKIGVVDAQPIVHQGIPSLSGKNSENGKSKRLEPGPSESLRIHSPTMTLHSPALL; from the exons ATGAAATACGAAATGGAGAAGTTTATTGTCACAATAATCATTGGAGTCGCCTTTGGGTTCTTCCTTGGAGTGTCATATCCATCACTGACATCAAATAAG CAAATTATTACAAGTCCTATTCCAGCCCAAGAGTATGTGGTTTCAACTGAGGAGGAGATTTGCAACTCTACAGAAAATCAAGCTCAAAATCAAAATGTTATGGATTTTACAAAG ATTTGGGTTCCATCAAACCCGAGAGGAGCAGAAAGATTACCACAAGATATTGTTGTCTCTGAGTCAGATTTCTATCCCCGACGGTTATGGGGAAAGCCCAGTGAG GACCTGACTAGCAAGCCAAGGTATCTGGTAACATTTACTGTAGGATATAACCAGAAGAAGAACATTGATGCTGCTATGAAAAAG TTTTCAGACAATTTTACTATCATCCTGTTTCATTACGATGGCCGAACATCTGAGTGGGATGATGAGTTTGAGTGGTCGAGGAAGGCCATTCATGTGAGTGTTAATAAACAGACAAAATG GTGGTATGCAAAAAGGTTTCTGCATCCAGACATTGTTGCGccatatgaatatatattcatctgGGATGAAGATCTAGGAGTTGAGCAGTTTGATGCTGAGGA ATACATTACACTTGTGAAGAAGCATGGGTTAGAAGTTTCGCAGCCTGGATTGGAACCCCACAAGGAAGTTGGGATAACATGGCAAATGACAAAGCAGATCAAAGGCAACAGTGAAGTTCACAA AGAAACAACAGAGAGACCAGGCTGGTGTTGGGACCCTCATCAGCCTCCATGTGCAGC GTTTGTTGAGATAATGGCTCCTGTCTTCTCTCGAAATGCATGGCGCTGCACGTGGTATATGATTCAG AATGACTTGGTCCATGGTTGGGGTCTTGACTTTGCACTTCAAAGATGTATTGAG CCGCCTGCGCATGAGAAGATTGGAGTCGTGGATGCTCAACCcattgttcatcaaggcataccTTCACTTTCG GGGAAAAACTCAGAGAATGGGAAATCTAAACGGCTAGAG CCAGGGCCGTCGGAGTCGTTGAGAATCCATTCTCCGACAATGACTCTTCACTCTCCTGCATTACTATAG
- the LOC116026647 gene encoding uncharacterized protein LOC116026647 isoform X3 — MKYEMEKFIVTIIIGVAFGFFLGVSYPSLTSNKQIITSPIPAQEYVVSTEEEICNSTENQAQNQNVMDFTKIWVPSNPRGAERLPQDIVVSESDFYPRRLWGKPSEDLTSKPRYLVTFTVGYNQKKNIDAAMKKFSDNFTIILFHYDGRTSEWDDEFEWSRKAIHVSVNKQTKWWYAKRFLHPDIVAPYEYIFIWDEDLGVEQFDAEEYITLVKKHGLEVSQPGLEPHKEVGITWQMTKQIKGNSEVHKETTERPGWCWDPHQPPCAAFVEIMAPVFSRNAWRCTWYMIQNDLVHGWGLDFALQRCIEPPAHEKIGVVDAQPIVHQGIPSLSGKNSENGKSKRLEVCNH; from the exons ATGAAATACGAAATGGAGAAGTTTATTGTCACAATAATCATTGGAGTCGCCTTTGGGTTCTTCCTTGGAGTGTCATATCCATCACTGACATCAAATAAG CAAATTATTACAAGTCCTATTCCAGCCCAAGAGTATGTGGTTTCAACTGAGGAGGAGATTTGCAACTCTACAGAAAATCAAGCTCAAAATCAAAATGTTATGGATTTTACAAAG ATTTGGGTTCCATCAAACCCGAGAGGAGCAGAAAGATTACCACAAGATATTGTTGTCTCTGAGTCAGATTTCTATCCCCGACGGTTATGGGGAAAGCCCAGTGAG GACCTGACTAGCAAGCCAAGGTATCTGGTAACATTTACTGTAGGATATAACCAGAAGAAGAACATTGATGCTGCTATGAAAAAG TTTTCAGACAATTTTACTATCATCCTGTTTCATTACGATGGCCGAACATCTGAGTGGGATGATGAGTTTGAGTGGTCGAGGAAGGCCATTCATGTGAGTGTTAATAAACAGACAAAATG GTGGTATGCAAAAAGGTTTCTGCATCCAGACATTGTTGCGccatatgaatatatattcatctgGGATGAAGATCTAGGAGTTGAGCAGTTTGATGCTGAGGA ATACATTACACTTGTGAAGAAGCATGGGTTAGAAGTTTCGCAGCCTGGATTGGAACCCCACAAGGAAGTTGGGATAACATGGCAAATGACAAAGCAGATCAAAGGCAACAGTGAAGTTCACAA AGAAACAACAGAGAGACCAGGCTGGTGTTGGGACCCTCATCAGCCTCCATGTGCAGC GTTTGTTGAGATAATGGCTCCTGTCTTCTCTCGAAATGCATGGCGCTGCACGTGGTATATGATTCAG AATGACTTGGTCCATGGTTGGGGTCTTGACTTTGCACTTCAAAGATGTATTGAG CCGCCTGCGCATGAGAAGATTGGAGTCGTGGATGCTCAACCcattgttcatcaaggcataccTTCACTTTCG GGGAAAAACTCAGAGAATGGGAAATCTAAACGGCTAGAGGTATGCAATCACTAA
- the LOC116026647 gene encoding uncharacterized protein LOC116026647 isoform X4, with the protein MWFQLRRRFATLQKIKLKIKMLWILQRFGFHQTREEQKDYHKILLSLSQISIPDGYGESPVRSHRHQRNSLRSLPSPSSNSLFVILQFSDNFTIILFHYDGRTSEWDDEFEWSRKAIHVSVNKQTKWWYAKRFLHPDIVAPYEYIFIWDEDLGVEQFDAEEYITLVKKHGLEVSQPGLEPHKEVGITWQMTKQIKGNSEVHKETTERPGWCWDPHQPPCAAFVEIMAPVFSRNAWRCTWYMIQNDLVHGWGLDFALQRCIEPPAHEKIGVVDAQPIVHQGIPSLSGKNSENGKSKRLEVKQRSRREWQMFQERIGNAEKAYLKSIGV; encoded by the exons ATGTGGTTTCAACTGAGGAGGAGATTTGCAACTCTACAGAAAATCAAGCTCAAAATCAAAATGTTATGGATTTTACAAAG ATTTGGGTTCCATCAAACCCGAGAGGAGCAGAAAGATTACCACAAGATATTGTTGTCTCTGAGTCAGATTTCTATCCCCGACGGTTATGGGGAAAGCCCAGTGAG ATCTCACAGGCACCAACGAAACAGCCTCCGATCCCTACCTTCTCCCTCGTCTAACAGCCTGTTCGTTATCCTGCAGTTTTCAGACAATTTTACTATCATCCTGTTTCATTACGATGGCCGAACATCTGAGTGGGATGATGAGTTTGAGTGGTCGAGGAAGGCCATTCATGTGAGTGTTAATAAACAGACAAAATG GTGGTATGCAAAAAGGTTTCTGCATCCAGACATTGTTGCGccatatgaatatatattcatctgGGATGAAGATCTAGGAGTTGAGCAGTTTGATGCTGAGGA ATACATTACACTTGTGAAGAAGCATGGGTTAGAAGTTTCGCAGCCTGGATTGGAACCCCACAAGGAAGTTGGGATAACATGGCAAATGACAAAGCAGATCAAAGGCAACAGTGAAGTTCACAA AGAAACAACAGAGAGACCAGGCTGGTGTTGGGACCCTCATCAGCCTCCATGTGCAGC GTTTGTTGAGATAATGGCTCCTGTCTTCTCTCGAAATGCATGGCGCTGCACGTGGTATATGATTCAG AATGACTTGGTCCATGGTTGGGGTCTTGACTTTGCACTTCAAAGATGTATTGAG CCGCCTGCGCATGAGAAGATTGGAGTCGTGGATGCTCAACCcattgttcatcaaggcataccTTCACTTTCG GGGAAAAACTCAGAGAATGGGAAATCTAAACGGCTAGAG
- the LOC116026647 gene encoding uncharacterized protein LOC116026647 isoform X1 → MKYEMEKFIVTIIIGVAFGFFLGVSYPSLTSNKQIITSPIPAQEYVVSTEEEICNSTENQAQNQNVMDFTKIWVPSNPRGAERLPQDIVVSESDFYPRRLWGKPSEDLTSKPRYLVTFTVGYNQKKNIDAAMKKFSDNFTIILFHYDGRTSEWDDEFEWSRKAIHVSVNKQTKWWYAKRFLHPDIVAPYEYIFIWDEDLGVEQFDAEEYITLVKKHGLEVSQPGLEPHKEVGITWQMTKQIKGNSEVHKETTERPGWCWDPHQPPCAAFVEIMAPVFSRNAWRCTWYMIQNDLVHGWGLDFALQRCIEPPAHEKIGVVDAQPIVHQGIPSLSGKNSENGKSKRLEVKQRSRREWQMFQERIGNAEKAYLKSIGV, encoded by the exons ATGAAATACGAAATGGAGAAGTTTATTGTCACAATAATCATTGGAGTCGCCTTTGGGTTCTTCCTTGGAGTGTCATATCCATCACTGACATCAAATAAG CAAATTATTACAAGTCCTATTCCAGCCCAAGAGTATGTGGTTTCAACTGAGGAGGAGATTTGCAACTCTACAGAAAATCAAGCTCAAAATCAAAATGTTATGGATTTTACAAAG ATTTGGGTTCCATCAAACCCGAGAGGAGCAGAAAGATTACCACAAGATATTGTTGTCTCTGAGTCAGATTTCTATCCCCGACGGTTATGGGGAAAGCCCAGTGAG GACCTGACTAGCAAGCCAAGGTATCTGGTAACATTTACTGTAGGATATAACCAGAAGAAGAACATTGATGCTGCTATGAAAAAG TTTTCAGACAATTTTACTATCATCCTGTTTCATTACGATGGCCGAACATCTGAGTGGGATGATGAGTTTGAGTGGTCGAGGAAGGCCATTCATGTGAGTGTTAATAAACAGACAAAATG GTGGTATGCAAAAAGGTTTCTGCATCCAGACATTGTTGCGccatatgaatatatattcatctgGGATGAAGATCTAGGAGTTGAGCAGTTTGATGCTGAGGA ATACATTACACTTGTGAAGAAGCATGGGTTAGAAGTTTCGCAGCCTGGATTGGAACCCCACAAGGAAGTTGGGATAACATGGCAAATGACAAAGCAGATCAAAGGCAACAGTGAAGTTCACAA AGAAACAACAGAGAGACCAGGCTGGTGTTGGGACCCTCATCAGCCTCCATGTGCAGC GTTTGTTGAGATAATGGCTCCTGTCTTCTCTCGAAATGCATGGCGCTGCACGTGGTATATGATTCAG AATGACTTGGTCCATGGTTGGGGTCTTGACTTTGCACTTCAAAGATGTATTGAG CCGCCTGCGCATGAGAAGATTGGAGTCGTGGATGCTCAACCcattgttcatcaaggcataccTTCACTTTCG GGGAAAAACTCAGAGAATGGGAAATCTAAACGGCTAGAG